From Thermodesulfobacteriota bacterium, one genomic window encodes:
- a CDS encoding type II secretion system protein GspG translates to MRRRAVAGFTLIEVVVVVAVIAILAAVLTPYITKYIDDSRMAKARNEVQVIGGALTNFYKDVGGWPNRNAAGGVQATALYYTGPTTPAAAAIFTAIPPVVPAVVATWAGAVIPLDNSLLTNGTGSAYPTIGDMQWRGPYTSGALPADPWGKPYIVNYAAAGAIWVLSAGPNVKVQTAATDNVVKGDDIGFRVR, encoded by the coding sequence ATGAGGAGAAGGGCAGTGGCAGGGTTCACCTTGATCGAGGTGGTCGTCGTCGTCGCCGTCATCGCCATCCTTGCGGCGGTCCTCACGCCTTACATCACCAAATACATTGACGATTCCCGGATGGCCAAGGCACGCAACGAAGTCCAGGTCATCGGCGGGGCGTTGACCAACTTCTACAAGGACGTTGGAGGATGGCCGAACCGGAACGCCGCCGGAGGAGTGCAGGCGACGGCGCTTTACTATACCGGGCCCACGACGCCCGCCGCCGCCGCCATATTCACCGCCATTCCTCCGGTCGTTCCCGCCGTGGTCGCCACGTGGGCCGGAGCGGTGATCCCCCTGGACAACAGCCTTCTCACGAACGGCACGGGGAGCGCCTATCCGACGATCGGAGACATGCAATGGAGGGGACCGTACACCAGCGGGGCCTTGCCGGCGGATCCGTGGGGAAAGCCGTACATCGTCAACTATGCGGCCGCCGGCGCCATCTGGGTGCTTTCCGCGGGCCCGAACGTGAAGGTCCAGACGGCCGCCACCGACAACGTGGTGAAGGGCGACGACATCGGATTCCGTGTCCGGTAA